From one Labeo rohita strain BAU-BD-2019 chromosome 8, IGBB_LRoh.1.0, whole genome shotgun sequence genomic stretch:
- the LOC127169374 gene encoding IQ motif and SEC7 domain-containing protein 1 isoform X5, with the protein MWCINCASDKTPAILHNKLVYCVEGDPHCPDTASFSDSTCSQGPYLGNSERYGNIRNIPGPQGPPVAPSSPATLAWAQRTRNQPASLALRKQEEEESKRCKALSDSYELSTDLQDKKVEMLERKYGGYFLSRRAARTIQTAFRQYRMNKNFQRLRSSASESRMTRRIILSNMRSQYSFDERQPQVQPQTPQQQQQGRYTSHHTSTLSSASQTGTTNTQQDTDSPAHCPSDREEYSHTDDAFNKQVTSLADSMDDTLTCQSGRGDSQDGGGGGGEESEDFGECVWSNKPTSRRGVMGEQERLGVMHEDSTATSYSDVTLYMDDGMPCSPLSIERVPSSTDTEYWGVSSGAGGREDSRDTEGGGSNNSRRSTPCTECRDFRLRGSHLPVLTIEPPSDSSVDMSDRSDRGSLSRQLLYEQEPTAGGSPQGTLKHNPVPRTPNPCAAQGQTRPPGRPIPSPLPTHVPHHTMMHHHHHPHLHHPLHHHPLPHIHHPYQDPTSPSPTQPPLTPLSSSSSAPLPATGLEHSDGDNDSLNSTTNSNETINCSSGSSSRDSLREPLPPLGKQTYQRESRHSWDSPAFNNDVVQRRQYRIGLNLFNKKPEKGIQYLIERGFVSDTPVGIARFILERKGLSRQMIGEFLGNRQKQFNKDVLDCVLDEMDFSGMDLDDALRKFQAQIKVQGEAQKVERLVEAFSQRYCVCNPALVRQFQNPDTIFILAFAIILLNTDMYSPNVKAERKMKLEDFIKNLRGVDNGQDIPRDMLVGIYQRIQKWELRTNDDHVSQVQAVERVIVGKKPVLSLPHRRLVCCCQLYEVPDPNRPQRSGVHQREVFLFNDLLVVTKIFQKKKTSVTYSFRQSFPLVEMQVHMFQNSYYPHGIRLTSAMPGSERKVLIVFNAPSQQDRTRFTSDLRESVAEVQDMEKYRVESELEKQKGVMRPGLLSGDGGGVGGIKTEAVNGTLGRPSLDDTYTAGEGLKRTALSSSLRDLSETGKRGRRNSVGSLDSTIEGSIINSPQPHQRLPMGGAVPGCYGLEDYRPHRPILSPGVGVGGGPGQLHNAVGNMGGVPGISDRGGGPGSSSGGSNSGSFLGSLFGSKRAKPPAPLIPPGPHYPAPVPPPTTGGPPPPSPSALSQSDPGGPSKIQALHAQYCHNNFGQPPPPYHHHHRYHMQAVAPGHPPVIHHTLQRGSLPRRGPPIPSHAQLQQQLSHHAMQQGRYVNMACTPPPLSPHSPNSPIAPFTFYHMHPNPIRHVRVPGPTGKLPLTLSHSQPHPHAHSHVHSHIHSHPVHAHSPHPLLDHSGHQTHFVFSPPPQAPSSITARHIPQGAAHYIPQYPPLSSIPPPPPHSPLPPPSSPHTPLTPLTPLSPLAPQLPGPMGVQSGGGGGGGGASNSSTVGSSKSKPINRISTVV; encoded by the exons ATGTGGTGCATCAACTGTGCGTCGGATAAGACTCCAGCGATTCTTCATAACAAGCTTGTGTATTG TGTGGAGGGAGATCCTCATTGTCCAGACACGGCTAGCTTTTCCGACAGCACCTGTAGTCAGGGCCCATACCTGGGCAACTCGGAACGCTACGGGAATATCCGAAACATTCCCGGCCCACAGGGGCCTCCTGTGGCCCCTTCAAGCCCAGCGACCCTGGCCTGGGCGCAACGGACCCGCAACCAACCCGCCAGCCTGGCACTCCGCAAGCAAGAGGAAGAAGAGAGCAAGCGCTGCAAAGCGCTCTCTGACAGCTATGAGCTCTCCACGGACCTGCAGGACAAGAAG GTGGAGATGCTGGAGAGGAAGTATGGAGGTTACTTCCTGAGCAGACGCGCAGCTCGCACGATACAGACGGCGTTCCGGCAGTATCGCATGAACAAGAACTTTCAACGGCTGCGCAGTTCTGCCTCTGAAAGCCGAATGACTCGCCGGATCATCCTGTCGAACATGCGTTCGCAGTACTCGTTTGACGAGCGACAGCCACAG gTTCAGCCCCAGACGccccagcagcagcagcaaggTCGATATACCAGCCATCACACTTCGACTCTGAGCTCAGCCAGCCAGACAGgaaccacaaacacacagcagGACACTGACTCACCCGCACACTGTCCTTCAGACAGAGAGGAGTACTCGCATACAGACGATGCCTTCAACAAACAG GTAACATCTCTGGCTGACTCTATGGACGACACTCTGACGTGTCAGTCCGGCCGAGGGGACTCTCAGGATGGTGGTGGGGGAGGCGGTGAGGAGAGTGAGGATTTCGGCGAGTGTGTGTGGAGCAACAAACCTACCTCGCGTAGGGGGGTCATGGGGGAGCAAGAACGTTTGGGGGTCATGCACGAGGACAGCACAGCTACTTCGTACAGTGACGTCACGCTTTATATGGACGACGGCATGCCGTGTTCTCCACTATCCATCGAGCGGGTTCCCTCCAGCACGGACACAGAATACTGGGGCGTCAGCAGTGGGGCCGGAGGACGCGAAGATAGCCGGGATACAGAGGGCGGTGGGAGCAATAACAGCCGGCGTAGCACGCCATGCACCGAATGCCGAGATTTCCGGTTGCGGGGGTCACACCTACCCGTTCTCACTATAGAGCCACCTAGTGACAGCTCTGTTGACATGAGTGACCGTTCAGATCGAGGCTCCCTCAGCAGGCAGCTGCTTTATGAACAGGAGCCTACGGCAGGTGGATCACCTCAAGGCACTCTCAAACACAACCCTGTCCCTCGCACGCCCAATCCCTGTGCGGCACAGGGCCAGACGCGACCCCCGGGTCGCCCCATCCCATCTCCTCTTCCAACACACGTACCACACCACACAATGATGCACCACCATCACCACCCTCACCTTCACCATCCGCTGCACCACCACCCTTTGCCGCACATCCATCACCCCTACCAAGACCCCACGTCTCCCTCACCCACTCAGCCTCCACTCACGCCACTTTCTTCCTCGTCCTCCGCGCCACTACCAGCTACTGGCTTGGAGCACTCAGATGGGGACAACGACTCCCTGAACTCCACTACCAACTCCAACGAGACCATCAACTGCAGCTCAGGCTCTTCGTCTAGGGACAGTCTAAGGGAACCGTTGCCTCCTCTAGGAAAACAGACCTATCAGAGAGAGAGCAGGCATAGTTGGGACTCGCCCGCCTTCAACAACGACGTGGTGCAAAGAAGGCAATACCGCATCGGACTGAACCTCTTCAACAA GAAACCAGAGAAGGGGATCCAGTATTTGATAGAGAGGGGTTTTGTATCAGACACACCTGTGGGCATTGCACGTTTCATCCTGGAGAGGAAAGGCCTAAGCAGACAGATGATCGGGGAGTTTCTGGGAAACCGACAGAAACAGTTCAACAAGGATGTGTTGGA ctgtgtGTTGGATGAGATGGATTTCTCAGGCATGGATCTGGATGACGCCCTGAGGAAGTTTCAGGCTCAGATTAAGGTTCAGGGGGAAGCCCAGAAGGTGGAAAGACTGGTAGAGGCCTTCAG TCAGAGATACTGCGTGTGCAACCCTGCGCTCGTCCGCCAGTTTCAGAACCCAGACACTATCTTTATCCTGGCATTTGCCATCATCCTTCTCAACACAGACATGTACAGCCCCAATGTCAAAGCTGAGAGGAAGATGAAGCTGGAGGATTTTATCAAGAACCTTAGAG GAGTGGATAATGGACAGGACATTCCCAGGGATATGTTAGTGGGCATCTATCAGCGCATTCAGAAATGGGAACTCAGGACAAACGATGACCATGTATCTCAAGTGCAGGCTGTGGAAAGAGTCATCGTAGGCAAGAAACCT gTGCTTTCTCTGCCACATCGCAGACTAGTGTGCTGTTGTCAGCTGTATGAAGTCCCTGACCCCAATCGACCCCAGCGAAGTGGAGTTCACCAGCGTGAGGTCTTCCTCTTTAATGACCTGCTAGTG GTAACAAAGATCTTTCAGAAGAAGAAGACGTCTGTGACGTACAGTTTCAGACAGTCTTTTCCCCTGGTGGAGATGCAGGTTCATATGTTCCAGAACTCCT ACTATCCTCACGGTATCAGACTGACATCAGCGATGCCCGGCAGTGAGCGTAAGGTCCTGATTGTGTTCAACGCTCCAAGCCAGCAGGACCGAACGCGCTTCACCAGTGACCTTCGTGAGAGTGTCGCTGAGGTTCAAGATATGGAGAAATACCGTGTAGAGT CTGAGTTGGAGAAGCAGAAGGGTGTGATGCGTCCAGGGCTCCTGAGCGGAGATGGGGGCGGGGTTGGTGGAATCAAGACTGAAGCTGTGAACGGCACTCTGGGTAGGCCCAGTCTGGATGACACGTACACAGCAGGGGAGGGGCTTAAACGAACAGCACTTAGCTCCTCACTGAGAGACCTCTCTGAGACAG GAAAACGAGGCCGTAGAAACAGCGTTGGCTCTTTGGATAGTACTATTGAA GGATCCATCATTAACAGTCCTCAGCCGCATCAACGCTTGCCCATGGGGGGCGCCGTTCCCGGCTGCTATGGGCTGGAGGACTACCGGCCTCACCGCCCCATCCTGAGCCCCGGAGTAGGGGTGGGGGGTGGGCCGGGGCAACTTCACAACGCCGTAGGCAATATGGGGGGGGTCCCTGGCATCAGCGATCGAGGTGGGGGGCCGGGGAGCAGTTCTGGAGGGAGCAATTCCGGTTCCTTCCTGGGCTCCCTGTTTGGGAGCAAGCGCGCCAAACCCCCTGCTCCCCTTATTCCCCCCGGGCCACATTACCCGGCCCCCGTGCCACCTCCTACTACAGGAGGACCGCCGCCTCCGTCCCCCTCCGCCCTCAGCCAGTCAGACCCCGGTGGGCCATCCAAGATCCAGGCCTTGCACGCTCAGTACTGTCACAACAACTTTGGCCAGCCTCCACCCCCATACCACCATCATCATCGGTACCACATGCAGGCCGTCGCCCCTGGCCATCCGCCCGTTATCCATCATACCCTACAACGAGGGTCCCTCCCACGGCGCGGGCCGCCCATTCCTTCACACGCCCAGCTCCAGCAGCAACTATCCCATCATGCTATGCAGCAAGGCCGCTACGTCAATATGGCCTGCACCCCTCCGCCTCTGTCCCCGCATTCGCCCAATTCCCCCATCGCCCCTTTCACCTTCTACCACATGCATCCCAATCCCATTCGCCACGTACGGGTGCCCGGTCCTACCGGCAAGCTTCCTCTCACCCTGTCTCATTCTCAGCCCCACCCTCACGCCCACTCCCACGTTCACTCTCATATCCACAGCCATCCTGTCCACGCCCACAGCCCACACCCATTGCTGGATCACTCCGGCCATCAAACTCACTTCGTTTTTTCGCCGCCCCCTCAGGCACCATCCTCCATCACCGCCCGCCACATACCCCAGGGCGCCGCCCACTACATCCCGCAGTATCCGCCCCTCTCCTCCATCCCACCTCCTCCGCCACATTCCCCGTTACCGCCTCCTTCGTCCCCACATACCCCCCTCACCCCTCTTACCCCGCTCTCCCCGCTGGCCCCGCAGCTCCCAGGACCAATGGGGGTGCAGTCGGGCGGGGGCGGAGGAGGAGGCGGAGCCAGCAACAGCAGCACGGTCGGCAGCTCCAAATCCAAACCTATCAACCGCATCAGCACGGTGGTGTGA
- the LOC127169374 gene encoding IQ motif and SEC7 domain-containing protein 1 isoform X3, protein MQAHAPYLTAADIMCEFFFSSLAMRFHRKTKLPHRAHAYIVEGDPHCPDTASFSDSTCSQGPYLGNSERYGNIRNIPGPQGPPVAPSSPATLAWAQRTRNQPASLALRKQEEEESKRCKALSDSYELSTDLQDKKVEMLERKYGGYFLSRRAARTIQTAFRQYRMNKNFQRLRSSASESRMTRRIILSNMRSQYSFDERQPQVQPQTPQQQQQGRYTSHHTSTLSSASQTGTTNTQQDTDSPAHCPSDREEYSHTDDAFNKQVTSLADSMDDTLTCQSGRGDSQDGGGGGGEESEDFGECVWSNKPTSRRGVMGEQERLGVMHEDSTATSYSDVTLYMDDGMPCSPLSIERVPSSTDTEYWGVSSGAGGREDSRDTEGGGSNNSRRSTPCTECRDFRLRGSHLPVLTIEPPSDSSVDMSDRSDRGSLSRQLLYEQEPTAGGSPQGTLKHNPVPRTPNPCAAQGQTRPPGRPIPSPLPTHVPHHTMMHHHHHPHLHHPLHHHPLPHIHHPYQDPTSPSPTQPPLTPLSSSSSAPLPATGLEHSDGDNDSLNSTTNSNETINCSSGSSSRDSLREPLPPLGKQTYQRESRHSWDSPAFNNDVVQRRQYRIGLNLFNKKPEKGIQYLIERGFVSDTPVGIARFILERKGLSRQMIGEFLGNRQKQFNKDVLDCVLDEMDFSGMDLDDALRKFQAQIKVQGEAQKVERLVEAFSQRYCVCNPALVRQFQNPDTIFILAFAIILLNTDMYSPNVKAERKMKLEDFIKNLRGVDNGQDIPRDMLVGIYQRIQKWELRTNDDHVSQVQAVERVIVGKKPVLSLPHRRLVCCCQLYEVPDPNRPQRSGVHQREVFLFNDLLVVTKIFQKKKTSVTYSFRQSFPLVEMQVHMFQNSYYPHGIRLTSAMPGSERKVLIVFNAPSQQDRTRFTSDLRESVAEVQDMEKYRVESELEKQKGVMRPGLLSGDGGGVGGIKTEAVNGTLGRPSLDDTYTAGEGLKRTALSSSLRDLSETGKRGRRNSVGSLDSTIEGSIINSPQPHQRLPMGGAVPGCYGLEDYRPHRPILSPGVGVGGGPGQLHNAVGNMGGVPGISDRGGGPGSSSGGSNSGSFLGSLFGSKRAKPPAPLIPPGPHYPAPVPPPTTGGPPPPSPSALSQSDPGGPSKIQALHAQYCHNNFGQPPPPYHHHHRYHMQAVAPGHPPVIHHTLQRGSLPRRGPPIPSHAQLQQQLSHHAMQQGRYVNMACTPPPLSPHSPNSPIAPFTFYHMHPNPIRHVRVPGPTGKLPLTLSHSQPHPHAHSHVHSHIHSHPVHAHSPHPLLDHSGHQTHFVFSPPPQAPSSITARHIPQGAAHYIPQYPPLSSIPPPPPHSPLPPPSSPHTPLTPLTPLSPLAPQLPGPMGVQSGGGGGGGGASNSSTVGSSKSKPINRISTVV, encoded by the exons ATGCAAGCGCACGCTCCCTATCTCACCGCTGCAGACATCAtgtgtgagttttttttctcctccttAGCCATGCGCTTCCATCGAAAGACTAAACTCCCGCACAGGGCACACGCCTACAT TGTGGAGGGAGATCCTCATTGTCCAGACACGGCTAGCTTTTCCGACAGCACCTGTAGTCAGGGCCCATACCTGGGCAACTCGGAACGCTACGGGAATATCCGAAACATTCCCGGCCCACAGGGGCCTCCTGTGGCCCCTTCAAGCCCAGCGACCCTGGCCTGGGCGCAACGGACCCGCAACCAACCCGCCAGCCTGGCACTCCGCAAGCAAGAGGAAGAAGAGAGCAAGCGCTGCAAAGCGCTCTCTGACAGCTATGAGCTCTCCACGGACCTGCAGGACAAGAAG GTGGAGATGCTGGAGAGGAAGTATGGAGGTTACTTCCTGAGCAGACGCGCAGCTCGCACGATACAGACGGCGTTCCGGCAGTATCGCATGAACAAGAACTTTCAACGGCTGCGCAGTTCTGCCTCTGAAAGCCGAATGACTCGCCGGATCATCCTGTCGAACATGCGTTCGCAGTACTCGTTTGACGAGCGACAGCCACAG gTTCAGCCCCAGACGccccagcagcagcagcaaggTCGATATACCAGCCATCACACTTCGACTCTGAGCTCAGCCAGCCAGACAGgaaccacaaacacacagcagGACACTGACTCACCCGCACACTGTCCTTCAGACAGAGAGGAGTACTCGCATACAGACGATGCCTTCAACAAACAG GTAACATCTCTGGCTGACTCTATGGACGACACTCTGACGTGTCAGTCCGGCCGAGGGGACTCTCAGGATGGTGGTGGGGGAGGCGGTGAGGAGAGTGAGGATTTCGGCGAGTGTGTGTGGAGCAACAAACCTACCTCGCGTAGGGGGGTCATGGGGGAGCAAGAACGTTTGGGGGTCATGCACGAGGACAGCACAGCTACTTCGTACAGTGACGTCACGCTTTATATGGACGACGGCATGCCGTGTTCTCCACTATCCATCGAGCGGGTTCCCTCCAGCACGGACACAGAATACTGGGGCGTCAGCAGTGGGGCCGGAGGACGCGAAGATAGCCGGGATACAGAGGGCGGTGGGAGCAATAACAGCCGGCGTAGCACGCCATGCACCGAATGCCGAGATTTCCGGTTGCGGGGGTCACACCTACCCGTTCTCACTATAGAGCCACCTAGTGACAGCTCTGTTGACATGAGTGACCGTTCAGATCGAGGCTCCCTCAGCAGGCAGCTGCTTTATGAACAGGAGCCTACGGCAGGTGGATCACCTCAAGGCACTCTCAAACACAACCCTGTCCCTCGCACGCCCAATCCCTGTGCGGCACAGGGCCAGACGCGACCCCCGGGTCGCCCCATCCCATCTCCTCTTCCAACACACGTACCACACCACACAATGATGCACCACCATCACCACCCTCACCTTCACCATCCGCTGCACCACCACCCTTTGCCGCACATCCATCACCCCTACCAAGACCCCACGTCTCCCTCACCCACTCAGCCTCCACTCACGCCACTTTCTTCCTCGTCCTCCGCGCCACTACCAGCTACTGGCTTGGAGCACTCAGATGGGGACAACGACTCCCTGAACTCCACTACCAACTCCAACGAGACCATCAACTGCAGCTCAGGCTCTTCGTCTAGGGACAGTCTAAGGGAACCGTTGCCTCCTCTAGGAAAACAGACCTATCAGAGAGAGAGCAGGCATAGTTGGGACTCGCCCGCCTTCAACAACGACGTGGTGCAAAGAAGGCAATACCGCATCGGACTGAACCTCTTCAACAA GAAACCAGAGAAGGGGATCCAGTATTTGATAGAGAGGGGTTTTGTATCAGACACACCTGTGGGCATTGCACGTTTCATCCTGGAGAGGAAAGGCCTAAGCAGACAGATGATCGGGGAGTTTCTGGGAAACCGACAGAAACAGTTCAACAAGGATGTGTTGGA ctgtgtGTTGGATGAGATGGATTTCTCAGGCATGGATCTGGATGACGCCCTGAGGAAGTTTCAGGCTCAGATTAAGGTTCAGGGGGAAGCCCAGAAGGTGGAAAGACTGGTAGAGGCCTTCAG TCAGAGATACTGCGTGTGCAACCCTGCGCTCGTCCGCCAGTTTCAGAACCCAGACACTATCTTTATCCTGGCATTTGCCATCATCCTTCTCAACACAGACATGTACAGCCCCAATGTCAAAGCTGAGAGGAAGATGAAGCTGGAGGATTTTATCAAGAACCTTAGAG GAGTGGATAATGGACAGGACATTCCCAGGGATATGTTAGTGGGCATCTATCAGCGCATTCAGAAATGGGAACTCAGGACAAACGATGACCATGTATCTCAAGTGCAGGCTGTGGAAAGAGTCATCGTAGGCAAGAAACCT gTGCTTTCTCTGCCACATCGCAGACTAGTGTGCTGTTGTCAGCTGTATGAAGTCCCTGACCCCAATCGACCCCAGCGAAGTGGAGTTCACCAGCGTGAGGTCTTCCTCTTTAATGACCTGCTAGTG GTAACAAAGATCTTTCAGAAGAAGAAGACGTCTGTGACGTACAGTTTCAGACAGTCTTTTCCCCTGGTGGAGATGCAGGTTCATATGTTCCAGAACTCCT ACTATCCTCACGGTATCAGACTGACATCAGCGATGCCCGGCAGTGAGCGTAAGGTCCTGATTGTGTTCAACGCTCCAAGCCAGCAGGACCGAACGCGCTTCACCAGTGACCTTCGTGAGAGTGTCGCTGAGGTTCAAGATATGGAGAAATACCGTGTAGAGT CTGAGTTGGAGAAGCAGAAGGGTGTGATGCGTCCAGGGCTCCTGAGCGGAGATGGGGGCGGGGTTGGTGGAATCAAGACTGAAGCTGTGAACGGCACTCTGGGTAGGCCCAGTCTGGATGACACGTACACAGCAGGGGAGGGGCTTAAACGAACAGCACTTAGCTCCTCACTGAGAGACCTCTCTGAGACAG GAAAACGAGGCCGTAGAAACAGCGTTGGCTCTTTGGATAGTACTATTGAA GGATCCATCATTAACAGTCCTCAGCCGCATCAACGCTTGCCCATGGGGGGCGCCGTTCCCGGCTGCTATGGGCTGGAGGACTACCGGCCTCACCGCCCCATCCTGAGCCCCGGAGTAGGGGTGGGGGGTGGGCCGGGGCAACTTCACAACGCCGTAGGCAATATGGGGGGGGTCCCTGGCATCAGCGATCGAGGTGGGGGGCCGGGGAGCAGTTCTGGAGGGAGCAATTCCGGTTCCTTCCTGGGCTCCCTGTTTGGGAGCAAGCGCGCCAAACCCCCTGCTCCCCTTATTCCCCCCGGGCCACATTACCCGGCCCCCGTGCCACCTCCTACTACAGGAGGACCGCCGCCTCCGTCCCCCTCCGCCCTCAGCCAGTCAGACCCCGGTGGGCCATCCAAGATCCAGGCCTTGCACGCTCAGTACTGTCACAACAACTTTGGCCAGCCTCCACCCCCATACCACCATCATCATCGGTACCACATGCAGGCCGTCGCCCCTGGCCATCCGCCCGTTATCCATCATACCCTACAACGAGGGTCCCTCCCACGGCGCGGGCCGCCCATTCCTTCACACGCCCAGCTCCAGCAGCAACTATCCCATCATGCTATGCAGCAAGGCCGCTACGTCAATATGGCCTGCACCCCTCCGCCTCTGTCCCCGCATTCGCCCAATTCCCCCATCGCCCCTTTCACCTTCTACCACATGCATCCCAATCCCATTCGCCACGTACGGGTGCCCGGTCCTACCGGCAAGCTTCCTCTCACCCTGTCTCATTCTCAGCCCCACCCTCACGCCCACTCCCACGTTCACTCTCATATCCACAGCCATCCTGTCCACGCCCACAGCCCACACCCATTGCTGGATCACTCCGGCCATCAAACTCACTTCGTTTTTTCGCCGCCCCCTCAGGCACCATCCTCCATCACCGCCCGCCACATACCCCAGGGCGCCGCCCACTACATCCCGCAGTATCCGCCCCTCTCCTCCATCCCACCTCCTCCGCCACATTCCCCGTTACCGCCTCCTTCGTCCCCACATACCCCCCTCACCCCTCTTACCCCGCTCTCCCCGCTGGCCCCGCAGCTCCCAGGACCAATGGGGGTGCAGTCGGGCGGGGGCGGAGGAGGAGGCGGAGCCAGCAACAGCAGCACGGTCGGCAGCTCCAAATCCAAACCTATCAACCGCATCAGCACGGTGGTGTGA